The Paenibacillus sp. RC334 nucleotide sequence AACACCATATCGCCATGGGGTTATTGATGAAGTGCTGCCTGGCAGCGGACGCAAGCTGGAAATGGACTGGGCGCTGGAGCATCCGGCTGACTATATTGAAGTGCTGACGACTTCTGTACCTGCTGTCATGAAGGAGACGGGGATTTCTCCTGACGACATCATCGGGATCGGGATTGATTTTACAGCATGTACGATGCTGCCAATCGATGCGCAGGGACAACCATTGTGTTTTGACGAGAACCTGAAGGATAACCCGCATAGCTGGGTAAAACTGTGGAAGCACCATGCAGCGCAGGATGAAGCGGATCGTCTGAATGAAATTGCCACACAACGCGGAGAGGCATTTCAGCCCCGTTATGGTGGTAAAATTTCATCCGAATGGATGATCGCAAAAATTTGGCAAATTCTGAACGAGGCGCCGGATATTTATGATCAGACAGATCGCTTTGTAGAAGCGACCGACTGGGTTATTTCCCAGCTTAGTGGAGAACTGAAACGTAATCAATGTACAGCGGGTTACAAGTCCATTTACCATCATCGTGACGGTTATCCGGACCGTGAGTTTTTCAAAGCGCTCGATCCTCGTCTGGAAAATTTGACAGATACGAAGCTGCGTGGTGAAGTTTATGACTTGGGTAGCCGTGCAGGTGGATTAACAGAGGACATGGCTGCAAAGCTCGGGCTGAATCCGGGAACTGCAGTAGCAGTAGGTAACGTGGATGCACATGCGGCTGTTCCGGCGGTAGGTGTCGTTACACCAGGTAAGCTGGTCATGTCTATGGGAACTTCTATTTGTCATATGCTGCTCGGTGAGGAAGAAAAAGAAGTCGAAGGCATGTGCGGTGTTGTAGAAAACGGAATTATCCCGGGCTATTACGGCTATGAGGCTGGTCAGTCGGCGGTAGGAGATATTTTCGCATGGTTCGTTGAGCATGCTGTTCCCGGTGAGGTGAAGGAGCAGGCTGCGGCAGAAGGCGTGAACGTCCATGTGTGGCTGGAGCGCAAAGCGGCAGCGTACAAACCGGGCGAAACCGGATTGCTTGCGCTGGATTGGTGGAACGGCAACCGTTCTGTGCTGGTGGATACGAACCTGACGGGTCTTATTGTCGGCTATACGCTGCTGACGAAGCCGGAGGAAGTGTATCGTACATTGCTGGAAGCCACAGCGTTCGGTACACGTAAAATCGTCGATGCGTTCCATCACAACGGCGTGCCGGTAGATGTATTGTATGCATGCGGTGGATTGCCGCAGAAAAACCGTCTCTTGATGCAAATTTATGCCGATGTAACCGGACGGGAGATCAAAGTGGCGGCTTCTACTCAAACCCCTGCCCTGGGCGCAGCGATGTTCGCGGCAGTGGCTGCGGGAGCAGAGGCCGGAGGGTATGACGATATCGTCGAAGCAGCGCGCCATATGGCTCGTGTACGGGACGAGAGCTTCAAACCGATCCCGGAGAACGCGGCCGTCTATGATAAGCTGTACGAGGAATACAGCCGTCTTCACGACTACTTTGGACGTGGAGGCAATCCGGTGATGAAGAAGCTGAAGGCGATTAAGGAAGAAGCCGGACGTTCTACACAAGCGGCAAGCACTCATTCTTAAAAAGATAAGGTATCTAAAAAAGCACAGTACGCCGGGAAAATGGCAGACTGTGCTTTCTTTGTTCTTATATTCCATGATTTGCAACAGGCGAAAGTCTTATGAAATGAAAGATGGTAATGCGTTCCTTTCATAGACTTTCAGGTAAAGTACAATCGTTTAGGTTTAACGGGCATTCTCACTTTTTCAGCATGGCATCAGCAAACAAGATGGATTTTGGAATGCGGAAAAACTGTTCCGCCTGATCCTGGAAGGTTTGAGAAGGAACGGTACCCTGGTGCAACCATTTTCGAAATGTGCCGGGATGAACGCCAATCCAATGACTGACATCGGTCACCGAAATATCATGGACCATACATAGACCCGCCAAAATCCGGTTTTTGACCGGGGAACGAGTCACAGTCCGTTTCATAAAACGGGACGGTGATGGCTGACAGATGAGCGGTGAACGCCGGACAACCTCTTCATTAAACAGAATATGGTGCGGATAACCAAGTGTATTACAAGCTTTTTCCAGATTAGTGTTGCCGGGAATACGACCTTCATATACCCACGCGCTGACGCTACGGGAGGAAATGGAAAGCTCCTCGGCAAGCTGAGACAGTTTAATGTCATTAGCCATCAAAACGGCTAGCAGAACACGATTGCGCACTTGACAGCGTGTCGGCTTGCGAAAACGTTTGACGCGCACACCTTTTCCCAAATATTTGCGATTGATCAGAGACCACGCCTGAATGGAATGTTTATCTTGTTGTTTAGGCATATATCCTCCGATTTTTTTAACCACATACTACTATACCCGAAGGGGGCTTTGCAAGTGACTCCCCTCCTGATTTTCTTTTAATCCCATGGGCTTAACCGGTTTATGGAAAATAAGGTCCATTTGACCTATGAAAAGGGGCGTTTAAGGGGCCGATATATTAAATTGTCGTATTTATTATGGAAATGAAGGAAAGATGTTCTTTTTTTATGATTGTAAGGCTTATAAGAGAGAGAAATGGATAGGGGACTCCAAGTGTACCCAACTATTTCCTGAATGACAAGAGGAGGTTATCCAGTCAGATGGTTTGTAAAAAGATAATGGTATGGTTTCTGACGGCACTTTTGGCAGCAAACACTTTGTTGTGCTTGCCTGGTGTGGCAGGAGCGGAGGAACAAGATTTAAGGGACGGAATGCAACTGGATCAAGTGGATACGGTACAGGAGGAATTTGAGGTTTCTGATGGAACCGTTTCTTTCACCCCGTCCACTTCTGCGACAAACAGCGTCTATAACGCACTGATGATGAGCTTGGCAGCGGTGGATAACACGACGCTCGTCATTCATCCCGGAGAGACCTATGAATTTGAGAATATAGATACTGCTGGTAGATCAATAACCAGTAATGCATCAACAAAAAATGATGTTACTTATGACCTGGTCACTTATAAAGCAGATGGGTCTATAAATGTAGCCTATCTGGATCACACTTCCACTTCAACTGTGGTTCCGGGAGGAGGTTCTTCTTTTATAACGGCTACAGGAGCAGGGCCTCTGGTCGTATCGGTTAAGCCTCAATTTACCTACAGCACCTCCGAGAATCCGGCACTGGAGCGCATTACTGTCTTTAAGGACGAGAGTTATCGCATTGTAAATGAGGGGGCGGGCAGCCGTACCATTTTGCATAATGCTTCGAGCGCGGACAATCGCCGTTTTGACTATGCAAAATATAAAGAGGATGGAACTTTAGTCGCATCGGGTCTTAATAGTATTGCTCACCCTACTTTTGCGGATGACGAAGAGCTGATTATTACAGGCTCCACTGCAAACGTGGTTAGCTTCGGATTTCCGTATGGCAAATACAGTATAGAAAACACCGGAGAGCCGGCTTATGCACGGGTTACCTTAAATCAAGGAGAAAGCTACCAGTTTATCAATGTGGGAACCAGATTGGACACGATTGAGAGCGATGGGACAACCAAGGATAAGCTTGACTACGTTGTTTACCTGGCAAATGGAACGGAGTCTTCACGCGGTAGTGGCACTTCGGGGAAGCCGCAGATTGGTGTGGACAGATACGCGGTAATTACTCAGGTCACTGCCAATCCGGTTACATACGGCGCTCCTTATCGTAACTTTATTGCCCGTCCTGTGGGCGGATATGCGATCAGCCGCGTCGAGTTTGAGGCAGGCAAGAGTTACATTTTCCATAATAACGGCACGCTGATGAATCCGATCTACAATAACTCCAGAAAGACTGGAAATTTGTTCGATTATGTTATCTATAAGTCAGATGGAACGGTATACACTTACGGTTTTAACAGTCAGGCAGGTCCTATGATCCCGGCTTCGGGATATGCCATTGTGACTGTGATTGGCCCGAGTCCCATTATCTTTGACTATACGGACGATTTTTCCTGGGAAACGAGCAGTGATCCTGCCTTTTTACGCGTAACACTGTCGAAAGGTGAAAGCTATGCGTATACCAATATCAGTAATCGTTTAAGGAATCTGCACAGCACCGCCAAAACCGTTAAAGGTAAATTTGAAGCGGTTCTGTATAAAGTGGATGGTACAGAGCAATCCAGGCGCAGTGATACAAGTACAGCCCCTCAGGTTGGTGCTGGAAAGACAGCTCTTCTTACGGTAACAGGTGATACGCCGATTACATTCGGCGGTATTTATCGGAGCTTCCATGGTCAAGGAGATGATGGTGACCCACTTCAGGAAACGACTTTGCAGCCGTGGGATTCCTATATTTTTGAGAATCATGACAATACATCGCAAACGCTGCGTCGTAACAAAAGCAGTGGAAGCTCTAGATTTGATTTTGCCAGCTACAAGGGACTTAGGCTACTCGCAGCCGATCATTTTAATACCTTGGCTGACCCGGAAATTATCGAGAATGGTGTTGGTATTGTAACGAATGTTTCGGATCGGCCTATCACCTTTAGCCATAGCACTAAGGTAAAGGCTTTACTCAGCGCGCAAATGGCATTTTATCGGATTACGTTAAAGCAGGGAGAAAGCCGGAAATTTATCAACAGAAGTCCGAATGCCAAGGCTTTGGACGTACTTTCTTCCACCGGGATGAAATGGAGTTACACTAACTATCTGGAAGATGGGACGATATACAGTCAAGCGATTGATACGACTCAGTTGCCACTAGTTCAGGCTGGCGGCTATGCCATCGTTACGACGGTATCGGAAATACCTGTGACTTTTGGAGCCGTATGGGGGATATTCGATGTTGAGGCTGCCGAGGTACCGACAGGCAATCAGATTACCGTCAAGCAGGGAGAAAGCTATGTATTCAATAATACTGGCTCACAGGCTTCCTCGTTGACCACAGATGCTTCAAACGAAAGTCGCCTTTATGACTATCTCGTATATGGAGCAGGTAGCGGTGTGAATTCCAAGGTGGATGGAGCAGGAATGGATGCTTCTTTACCCAAAATCTCACTTGGAGCTGGAGGTACGCTCGTTGTGACCGTCACTTCACCGCAAGCTGTGACCTTTTATTTCAACAATGACATTAAAGCGGAGCCAAGCCCAGAACCTGCGTTGTTAAAAACGTCTTTGTCCGGCGAAAAGCAGGAAGTATGGATCAATCGC carries:
- a CDS encoding helix-turn-helix transcriptional regulator; this encodes MPKQQDKHSIQAWSLINRKYLGKGVRVKRFRKPTRCQVRNRVLLAVLMANDIKLSQLAEELSISSRSVSAWVYEGRIPGNTNLEKACNTLGYPHHILFNEEVVRRSPLICQPSPSRFMKRTVTRSPVKNRILAGLCMVHDISVTDVSHWIGVHPGTFRKWLHQGTVPSQTFQDQAEQFFRIPKSILFADAMLKK
- a CDS encoding ribulokinase, whose amino-acid sequence is MSKYTIGVDYGTESGRAVIVDLSNGAEIATHVTPYRHGVIDEVLPGSGRKLEMDWALEHPADYIEVLTTSVPAVMKETGISPDDIIGIGIDFTACTMLPIDAQGQPLCFDENLKDNPHSWVKLWKHHAAQDEADRLNEIATQRGEAFQPRYGGKISSEWMIAKIWQILNEAPDIYDQTDRFVEATDWVISQLSGELKRNQCTAGYKSIYHHRDGYPDREFFKALDPRLENLTDTKLRGEVYDLGSRAGGLTEDMAAKLGLNPGTAVAVGNVDAHAAVPAVGVVTPGKLVMSMGTSICHMLLGEEEKEVEGMCGVVENGIIPGYYGYEAGQSAVGDIFAWFVEHAVPGEVKEQAAAEGVNVHVWLERKAAAYKPGETGLLALDWWNGNRSVLVDTNLTGLIVGYTLLTKPEEVYRTLLEATAFGTRKIVDAFHHNGVPVDVLYACGGLPQKNRLLMQIYADVTGREIKVAASTQTPALGAAMFAAVAAGAEAGGYDDIVEAARHMARVRDESFKPIPENAAVYDKLYEEYSRLHDYFGRGGNPVMKKLKAIKEEAGRSTQAASTHS